The genomic interval ttatttggaagTTAACATGCTAAGACAATTATTGATGAACTTGAATAAAACAGttgtataaattttttgttgaaaTCTCTATTTTTCCTgacaaaatgtatatttacAGAGGTACATAAATGATTCAGATTCAAGTCAAGGCCACACAGTAGTCTCCAACCTGCATCCTTATTGTTTTCAAGTTTGCCTTCTATGTGTGACCAATTATAAGAAGCAATTGGTTTGTACAAATGTCTTGTGAGTGGTCATGCAGGACTTATTGTTAGGATTGTCTAAGATTATATCATTCATCATAATAATACTTTGGCGGTGGTGTTGTGTCATCTAATTGTATGGACACTATGTGACGTCCAGGCACCATGACAAGGCCTAAAACTCTTGGCTCCTCGGTTTCACCATCATTACTTTTTAGATACTCTGAGCAGGCACCTGAAAAAGAATAAGATATGTTTCCATTTAGTATTTCGGTgtagtatattttagttatgtGAATTGCAGCTTGGTTACAGTATTTTAACTTATAATCACTAACCCCCAAGAACAATGATTTAGTTATTAACTTATCATCttaatttcattgtttttagtgatatttgatgaaaatctgaGAGAATATCGAATAACTGAGAGAATAGTCTCTGGAACTTAGCTTTACTTAACATGAATTGATGAGTTTAAGCTGGCTGGATGGTTCTAAACAAGTAGGTAATTCATAGATAGTGATCAAAGTATATTActacaactgaaaaaaaataaaaaaattaaactttaatagacattcaaagatttttgaattaaaagactttatataataagattgccaaaaaccttttaaagtaaaaagtaaaaaatacctaatattaCATTGGCATCACGATCTGTACACAGAAATATCCCTATGAGAACTCTGCCATCAGTCATTTCTATTCTAAAATTCATATTTAGCCATTTACGCAACTTCGCTTTTCCATCTAGTTCTTCAATTACctgaaaattgaaaatacagTCAAAACCTGAAAATAGAAAagataatatgtatgtatattaatgtAGGAAATTAAACCGCATTTTGTTTACTTCAatacaaacttataatataaaagaacaaTATCATTTTTCCATCATTTTTGTATGCATAAAATctgtaattttagtttgtttggaACACTTCTGTCGTGCATACACATTTTGTAATTCACGTTGGATTTTAATCAGCGTATCGTCACAATTTACCTGCATGTGTAGCTCTTCATTAAAAAGAACAATCTTTCTTAATACACTAACAGCATTGAGACCGTCAATCAAAGTTGGCGCTGTAAATTGTTCCTCCGAGTCTTCCTGTTCTTTTTCATTTTCCTCTTGAACTTCATGTACAATATCATCCTCCTTAGCTGGTGCACAAATTGCAATAGACTGATCAACATCAACGAACACGTCTGCTTCAGTAGTAGATAAAGCAGGTCGTAAATTTTGGGCAAATTGAGCCAAAGAAATATTGTCGTCTTCATTATCGTCAATCACATCATCTGAGGTTCTTGTTATAAGAGTTGTAAGTTCtttaaaacctgcatgcccaaAGCAGTTAGCTATAGTTTTTTGTGAAACCATTTCCCATGCTTCTGATATCATCAAGATGGCATCAAGAAACGTAAAGTTGTTCTGATTATTACTGTCAATGCTTTGTATTAACTTTAACACTTGCAGTCTTCTATAATGAGATTTTAAACATCTTATTACACCCTGGTCCATAGGTTGCAGTACAGATGTAACATTTGGTCGTAAGAATACGAGTTTAATACACTTCAGATTAGTAACAGCAGGATGAGCAGGaatcaatgaatgaatcaatcaatcaaatcaatgaATCAACTAAAAGAAGAATTTTCTTATTGTTTGCTTTTAATTCAGCATCCCAGTTTCGTAACCATCTTTCAAAAATTTCTGATCTTGTCCATGACTTCACATTGTTTTCATACATTACCGGCAGTGAgcgtttgtttttaaagcatctcGGTTTCTTAGATTTCCCAATAACTAAAAGCTTCCTTTTACAGGATCAGTTAGTCTCTTCTTGGACATTTTTCCTCCCGAACAATTTTCtcctttgaattttaaaatcctGTCTGGTGTCATATTGAAAAAAAGTCCGGTTTCGTCTGCATTATAAATGTCTTCTGGACTGTAGCCTTCGCATAATGAAGGCCACTTTTGTGTACACCAAAACCACTCACCACTCATTTTCCCGCCGACAATGCCATGTCGAGCCCGGAAACGTTGAATCCAACTAGACGAGCAAACAAAATCTTCCCCAAAACGTTGAGCAAAATCGTTTGCTTTTTGTTGAAGAATTGGTCCATTTATTGGCACATTATTTGTCCTTTGATATTTAAACCACTTTAACAAAGCTTCGTCAATCTTCGTAAGCCGCGTTGTTCTGGCTCCtttgattttcaaaaaattcttgTTGTAAAGGATTTGAATTTTCTCCCTTTCTTTCCAAATGGTTGAAATTGTCGAGTGTGATACACCATATTCTTTTGCCAGGTCTTTGTTTGGAATTCCTTTCTCTAGCTTTGAAATAATACGCGATTTTTCTTAGATATtgaattgttttctttttttgcgACATGTTACAATTTTCACAGTTAACTCAACAATATGTTTTGGGGCGTCTTGTGTAACGATAAGTAACAAACTGACATAACAGATATGACGAAGCGGGCCTCGAGGCTACGGCATGGATGTGCTTTGTTTCTAAGAATTAGTTTACTTTAACGATAATAGCCATTGACCATTATACTGTGCCAGATGTGGATACTGTTacctattcaaattgtttacaatacagCTGTACCGGTCGTTCTACAGATATAATTCTCCGAAAACATTAACCAAATGTGGTCGCTTAATGCGGTATGTCGTAGTAAACAATGtcgtaaaaaccaatgttttccGATAAGGTGGTCATATAGGATTCAGCCAGGAACTTTGATTTTGGTCAATTTAACCGGTATGTTGTTCTAAACGATGTCGCCATAAACGGTTTTGATtgtataatttaagttattaatttcgAGCAAACTAGTTTTTTATCTAGTCAATTAAATCAAAGTCAATGAATTTGACATTCCCTTTGTGCCTCGTAGAATAGGTATGTTAAGCTGACTGAACCTGGTCATAATCAATGAAACCTATTCTTTCaatctatttaatattaagttcTAATTTCATCGTCTAC from Pararge aegeria chromosome 18, ilParAegt1.1, whole genome shotgun sequence carries:
- the LOC120631399 gene encoding tigger transposable element-derived protein 4 isoform X1; this encodes MDQGVIRCLKSHYRRLQVLKLIQSIDSNNQNNFTFLDAILMISEAWEMVSQKTIANCFGHAGFKELTTLITRTSDDVIDDNEDDNISLAQFAQNLRPALSTTEADVFVDVDQSIAICAPAKEDDIVHEVQEENEKEQEDSEEQFTAPTLIDGLNAVSVLRKIVLFNEELHMQVIEELDGKAKLRKWLNMNFRIEMTDGRVLIGIFLCTDRDANVILGACSEYLKSNDGETEEPRVLGLVMVPGRHIVSIQLDDTTPPPKITQQKYFV
- the LOC120631399 gene encoding N-alpha-acetyltransferase 38, NatC auxiliary subunit isoform X2: MSESSVKPLEDIKVIEELDGKAKLRKWLNMNFRIEMTDGRVLIGIFLCTDRDANVILGACSEYLKSNDGETEEPRVLGLVMVPGRHIVSIQLDDTTPPPKYYYDE